A genome region from Bacteroidales bacterium includes the following:
- a CDS encoding gliding motility-associated C-terminal domain-containing protein: protein FSPNKDLLNEGFIPQGYRIDPSNFTMLIFNRWGELIYKTNDLNSPWNGRYNNTGDLVEVGVYVYRVIVKELDGPKHEFIGRVSVIK, encoded by the coding sequence ATTCAGTCCGAATAAAGATTTGCTGAATGAAGGATTCATTCCGCAAGGATACCGTATTGACCCAAGCAACTTCACGATGCTCATCTTTAACCGCTGGGGAGAATTGATTTACAAAACCAATGATTTAAACAGTCCTTGGAACGGAAGGTATAACAACACAGGCGATTTGGTTGAGGTAGGTGTTTATGTTTACAGAGTGATTGTAAAAGAACTCGATGGACCAAAGCATGAATTTATCGGA